A genomic window from Bacteroidia bacterium includes:
- a CDS encoding acyl-CoA thioesterase, protein MKPKKPSETVAEMTELVLPNDTNTLGNLMGGRLMHWMDIVSAISAQMHCNRIVVTAAVDFVDFKHPIRLGEIVKLRAKVTRAFNTSMEVYVKVTGKNLRTGEERFCNEAYFTFVAVDQDGLPISVPPIEPETDEEKAQYEDALARRNMRLMLAGKIKPDLKILSDLLT, encoded by the coding sequence ATGAAACCTAAAAAACCAAGTGAAACCGTAGCAGAAATGACCGAGTTAGTTTTGCCAAATGACACGAATACTTTAGGAAATTTAATGGGAGGGCGCTTGATGCACTGGATGGATATTGTTTCTGCCATTTCTGCACAAATGCACTGTAATAGAATTGTCGTTACTGCTGCGGTGGATTTTGTGGATTTTAAGCATCCTATTCGCTTAGGAGAGATTGTAAAGCTAAGGGCGAAAGTAACCCGAGCTTTTAATACTTCAATGGAAGTATATGTAAAAGTAACAGGTAAAAACTTACGCACAGGCGAGGAAAGATTTTGTAATGAAGCGTATTTTACTTTTGTAGCTGTTGACCAGGACGGTTTGCCTATATCTGTTCCACCTATTGAACCTGAAACAGACGAAGAGAAAGCCCAATATGAAGATGCCTTAGCACGGCGAAATATGCGATTGATGCTAGCAGGTAAAATAAAACCTGACCTTAAAATTCTTTCAGACCTACTGACATGA
- the purL gene encoding phosphoribosylformylglycinamidine synthase subunit PurL: MATAHALLPTAKKLGLLEEEYFKIVEFLGREPNFTELSIYSVMWSEHCSYKNSIVWLKTLPKEGKYVLAKAGEENAGLMDIGEGLAVAFKIESHNHPSAIEPYQGAATGVGGIHRDIFTMGARPIAALNSLRFGNLSHARTKYLVKGVVKGIGDYGNAFGVPTVAGETFFDECYNMNPLVNAMSVGIVKQGKTVSSVAKGVGNPVFIVGSATGKDGIHGATFASEDITEKSTEKLPAVQVGDPFAEKLLLEATLEAIETGAIVGMQDMGAAGITCSTSEMSAKGNVGMRIDLDKVPTRQPNMQPFEILLSESQERMLIVAEKGKEHLIQAVFEKWDVPCVQIGTVTDTGYLEYYMNGELVAHVPAKSLVVGGGAPVYHRSYKEPAYIEEIKKFNSNNIPIPKSIQEFVEITHFLLSHPNIASKHWIYEQYDSMVGTANMSINEPSDAAIIKIKGTQKALALTVDCNSRYVHANPEIGCAIAVLEAARNITCSGGIPLGLTNCLNFGNPYNEEVYWQFVHSIKGMKLACEALGIPVTGGNVSFYNQSVIDNVAIPVFPTPTIGMVGLIENLQNNRMSLGFKQAGHLIYILGDITEDIACSEYLYSYHKVKYSPAPYLNIENELKLHKNLRELIQHKLLQSAHDVSDGGLITTLFESAFVHDIGFSIEVPSHIRPDAFLFGEGQGRVVVTVAEKDKAAFEQHCYVPYLLIGKTLEKSAVEVKNYIPYTRYDLFKQSYYQGFQVE, encoded by the coding sequence ATGGCAACTGCGCATGCGTTACTACCTACGGCGAAAAAATTAGGACTGTTAGAAGAGGAATACTTCAAAATAGTAGAATTTTTAGGTAGAGAACCAAACTTTACAGAGCTTTCTATCTACTCTGTAATGTGGAGTGAACACTGCTCGTACAAAAATTCAATCGTATGGCTCAAAACTTTACCTAAGGAAGGAAAATACGTATTAGCCAAAGCAGGGGAAGAAAATGCAGGTTTAATGGATATCGGCGAAGGATTAGCAGTGGCGTTCAAAATAGAATCACATAACCACCCCTCTGCCATAGAGCCATATCAAGGTGCGGCTACAGGCGTAGGAGGCATACACAGAGATATTTTTACTATGGGAGCAAGACCCATTGCGGCACTCAATTCATTACGTTTTGGCAACCTTTCGCATGCGCGGACCAAGTACCTTGTAAAAGGCGTAGTTAAAGGAATTGGCGACTATGGAAATGCTTTTGGCGTACCTACCGTAGCAGGCGAAACCTTTTTTGACGAGTGCTATAACATGAACCCATTGGTTAATGCTATGTCCGTAGGTATTGTAAAACAAGGAAAGACAGTTTCTTCGGTAGCTAAGGGTGTAGGTAATCCTGTGTTTATTGTAGGTAGTGCAACAGGTAAAGATGGTATTCACGGAGCAACGTTCGCGTCCGAAGATATTACAGAAAAATCCACAGAAAAATTGCCCGCAGTGCAGGTAGGCGACCCATTTGCAGAAAAATTACTTTTAGAGGCTACTTTGGAAGCCATAGAAACAGGAGCTATCGTAGGCATGCAAGATATGGGCGCAGCAGGAATTACTTGCTCTACTTCCGAAATGAGTGCCAAAGGAAACGTAGGTATGCGTATTGATTTAGATAAAGTCCCTACTCGGCAACCCAACATGCAACCCTTTGAAATTTTACTCTCCGAATCCCAAGAACGTATGCTAATTGTAGCAGAAAAAGGTAAAGAACATTTAATACAGGCAGTTTTTGAAAAATGGGATGTACCCTGCGTACAAATAGGCACGGTCACTGATACAGGTTATCTGGAATATTACATGAATGGCGAGTTAGTAGCTCACGTACCTGCTAAATCTTTGGTAGTAGGAGGGGGTGCACCTGTCTACCATAGAAGCTACAAAGAACCTGCTTACATAGAAGAAATTAAAAAATTTAATTCCAATAACATCCCTATACCTAAAAGTATTCAAGAGTTCGTTGAAATTACTCACTTTTTGCTTTCTCATCCAAATATTGCATCTAAGCATTGGATATATGAACAGTACGATAGTATGGTAGGCACAGCTAACATGAGCATTAACGAACCCAGTGATGCGGCTATTATCAAGATAAAAGGTACACAAAAAGCTCTTGCTTTAACTGTAGACTGTAATAGCAGATACGTGCATGCAAATCCTGAAATTGGCTGTGCTATTGCTGTATTAGAAGCGGCACGGAATATCACTTGTAGTGGTGGAATTCCGTTAGGACTAACGAACTGTCTAAACTTTGGAAATCCATACAATGAAGAGGTGTATTGGCAATTTGTGCATAGTATTAAAGGAATGAAATTAGCTTGTGAAGCACTAGGAATTCCTGTAACAGGTGGAAATGTAAGTTTTTACAACCAATCGGTAATAGATAACGTGGCTATACCTGTTTTTCCTACTCCTACAATTGGCATGGTGGGGTTGATTGAAAATTTGCAAAATAATAGAATGTCATTAGGATTTAAGCAAGCGGGACACTTAATTTATATTCTCGGGGATATTACCGAAGACATTGCTTGCAGTGAGTACTTGTATAGTTATCACAAAGTAAAGTATAGTCCTGCGCCCTATCTGAACATAGAAAACGAACTAAAATTACATAAAAATTTACGAGAACTCATACAGCACAAATTACTTCAATCCGCGCATGATGTTTCTGATGGGGGACTTATTACCACTTTATTTGAAAGTGCCTTTGTACATGATATCGGTTTTAGTATTGAAGTTCCTTCGCACATTCGCCCTGATGCCTTTTTATTCGGAGAAGGACAAGGAAGAGTAGTGGTTACTGTTGCAGAAAAAGATAAAGCTGCCTTTGAGCAGCACTGTTACGTTCCCTACTTGTTGATAGGTAAGACTCTTGAAAAATCCGCAGTGGAGGTCAAAAACTATATTCCTTACACACGGTATGACCTATTTAAGCAAAGTTACTATCAAGGTTTTCAAGTAGAATGA
- a CDS encoding transpeptidase family protein has product MVILVQIINLQFINNERWEKKAVQNIIKEEIIEAGRGNILGQNNAILAISTPYFLLSWDTRFPKGKDSLRYFHNCLDSLADSLSRFFGDATKKEYREQLLKARYSKKAYYIINKRPLSFDEKERLKKWPFFRYKTATTGIRFEKKELRTYPYDSLARKTIGQIYYDTNHKVIGTGIEYAFNKELSGTEGRKIMQKVGTEFQPVTEAGEIEAIDGYDVVTTLDVQIQDITYQALKQAVKNTQAKYGVAIVMEVKTGKLRAVANYPEIFQYALAQPIEPGSTFKLASMLACIEDKYITGAETLQTGSGKWQFYDRTMTDTKPHYLLTAQKAFEESSNIYHARMIQKYYGKNPIKFFNHLERFGLTEPTGIEILGEPAPYFIKPDDKRLWNATTLPWLSTGYNVKLTPLQILTFYNAIANGGYRVKPMLVEEIRKNTKVIRKYPVQVSREPICSKESLSIIQKMLEGVVQRGTAKNIYTSSYAIAGKTGTAQKVVNGQYQKTYEASFVGYFPARNPLYSIYVLLDEPQEGFYGAAVAAPVFQQIANQLFAMNQKAQEFKDIKNIISAELPTVKKAFFKDLKTVYNELSIAYQGTDTGTWVSSSLVPDKKAVKISNDKISIYNKVIPNLKGMTLKDAIYLLENMKVKVIYEGQGKVVSQSLEVGTPVKNDMIILLKCE; this is encoded by the coding sequence GTGGTTATCCTAGTGCAAATTATCAACTTGCAGTTTATTAACAATGAAAGATGGGAGAAAAAAGCCGTTCAAAATATCATAAAAGAGGAGATAATAGAAGCGGGCAGGGGAAACATATTGGGACAAAATAATGCTATTTTAGCCATTAGCACACCTTATTTTCTGCTTAGTTGGGACACGCGCTTTCCCAAAGGTAAAGACAGTTTGCGCTATTTTCATAACTGCCTAGACTCTTTGGCAGATAGCCTATCGCGTTTTTTTGGAGATGCTACTAAAAAAGAATATAGAGAACAACTGCTCAAAGCAAGGTATAGCAAAAAAGCTTACTACATCATAAACAAGCGCCCACTTTCTTTTGACGAAAAAGAACGCCTTAAAAAATGGCCTTTTTTCAGATACAAGACGGCAACCACAGGTATTCGGTTTGAAAAAAAAGAACTACGAACCTATCCGTATGATAGCCTTGCTCGAAAAACTATTGGACAAATCTATTACGATACGAATCATAAAGTTATAGGAACAGGAATAGAATATGCTTTTAACAAAGAACTTTCAGGTACAGAAGGTAGAAAAATCATGCAAAAAGTGGGCACAGAGTTCCAACCTGTAACAGAAGCAGGAGAAATAGAAGCCATTGACGGATATGACGTAGTTACTACCTTAGACGTACAAATTCAAGATATTACTTACCAAGCTTTGAAGCAAGCAGTCAAAAATACACAAGCGAAATATGGCGTAGCCATTGTAATGGAAGTCAAAACAGGAAAATTAAGAGCAGTAGCAAATTATCCTGAAATATTTCAATACGCTTTGGCACAGCCGATAGAACCAGGATCGACCTTCAAGTTAGCTAGTATGCTAGCCTGCATTGAAGATAAGTACATCACAGGTGCAGAAACTTTACAAACAGGTTCAGGTAAATGGCAATTCTATGACCGTACTATGACAGATACTAAACCACACTATCTACTTACAGCACAAAAAGCTTTTGAGGAATCTAGTAATATCTACCATGCCAGAATGATTCAAAAGTACTATGGTAAAAATCCGATTAAATTTTTTAATCATTTAGAGCGTTTTGGTTTAACTGAACCTACGGGTATAGAGATTCTCGGCGAACCTGCACCTTATTTCATTAAACCTGATGATAAACGCTTATGGAATGCTACTACACTACCTTGGTTATCTACGGGATACAATGTGAAACTAACACCTTTGCAAATTCTTACCTTCTACAATGCTATTGCCAATGGCGGGTATAGAGTAAAACCAATGCTTGTAGAAGAGATTCGAAAAAACACTAAGGTTATTCGCAAGTATCCTGTTCAAGTATCAAGAGAACCTATTTGCAGTAAAGAAAGTTTATCTATTATTCAAAAAATGTTGGAAGGTGTAGTGCAACGCGGTACGGCTAAAAATATATACACCTCTAGCTATGCCATAGCAGGTAAAACAGGTACTGCACAAAAGGTTGTCAACGGTCAGTACCAAAAAACGTATGAGGCTTCTTTTGTAGGTTATTTTCCTGCACGAAATCCTTTATATAGCATATACGTTCTTTTAGATGAACCGCAAGAAGGATTCTATGGCGCAGCAGTAGCAGCCCCTGTATTTCAACAAATTGCCAACCAACTCTTTGCTATGAATCAAAAAGCACAAGAGTTCAAAGACATAAAAAACATTATTAGTGCAGAACTGCCCACAGTAAAAAAAGCCTTTTTCAAAGACTTAAAAACTGTTTATAATGAACTTTCTATCGCTTATCAAGGTACAGATACAGGGACTTGGGTAAGTAGTAGTTTAGTCCCAGATAAAAAGGCAGTTAAAATTTCAAACGATAAGATTAGTATATACAACAAGGTTATTCCTAACCTCAAAGGTATGACGCTCAAAGATGCTATTTATTTGTTGGAGAATATGAAAGTTAAGGTTATTTATGAAGGGCAAGGCAAGGTAGTTAGCCAGTCTTTGGAAGTAGGTACTCCTGTAAAAAATGATATGATAATTCTTCTCAAATGTGAGTGA
- the hslU gene encoding ATP-dependent protease ATPase subunit HslU, which produces MDIEQKLTPSAIVSELDKYIIGQQEAKKAVAIALRNRWRRMQAASHIREEIMPNNILMIGATGVGKTEIARRLAKLVQAPFIKVEASKFTEVGYVGRDVESMIKDLLQQGINMVKAQHKQQVLQKAQEQAENIILDILLPPMKNSLENAQKFGLEITDANAISEQELNHRTREKIRAKLQKGELDHRKIEIEIEHKPTAQVIGPIGVDDMAANIEEMLSSIAPKRTKKRTVTIAEARRILTDQEAQKLIDMDSVISEAIRRVETSGIVFIDEVDKIAGKSNNGGPDVSREGVQRDLLPIVEGSTVSTRYGNVRTDHILFIAAGAFHVSKPSDLIPEFQGRFPIRVELQSLSEEDFFRILTEPENALTKQYKALFEAEGFELEFEEGAIRAMAKIAYQVNNEIENIGARRLHTILTALLNDYLFLIPDQITEKKIVITEEIVHQKLQHLVQNKDLSQYIL; this is translated from the coding sequence ATGGATATAGAACAAAAACTGACGCCTTCGGCTATTGTAAGTGAATTAGACAAGTACATTATTGGTCAGCAGGAAGCAAAGAAAGCTGTGGCTATTGCACTTCGCAATCGTTGGCGACGTATGCAAGCTGCTTCGCACATACGCGAAGAAATTATGCCGAATAATATTTTGATGATAGGTGCTACGGGAGTAGGAAAAACTGAAATTGCTCGTAGGTTGGCTAAATTGGTCCAAGCGCCTTTTATTAAGGTAGAGGCATCTAAGTTTACAGAAGTAGGTTACGTAGGTAGAGATGTGGAGAGTATGATTAAAGATTTGTTACAGCAGGGCATAAATATGGTAAAGGCACAGCATAAGCAGCAAGTTTTACAAAAAGCCCAAGAACAAGCAGAAAATATTATTTTGGATATTTTACTTCCCCCCATGAAAAACTCACTGGAAAACGCACAAAAGTTTGGGCTTGAAATTACCGATGCAAATGCTATATCCGAGCAAGAGCTAAATCACCGAACTCGAGAAAAAATCAGGGCTAAACTCCAAAAAGGCGAATTAGACCATAGAAAAATTGAAATAGAAATAGAACATAAGCCTACTGCACAAGTAATAGGGCCTATTGGAGTAGATGACATGGCTGCTAACATTGAAGAAATGCTTAGCAGCATTGCACCTAAGCGAACTAAAAAAAGAACTGTAACTATCGCCGAAGCGAGAAGAATTTTAACTGACCAAGAAGCCCAAAAATTGATTGATATGGATAGCGTTATTTCCGAAGCTATTCGAAGAGTAGAAACCAGCGGAATTGTATTCATTGATGAGGTAGATAAAATAGCAGGTAAATCTAATAATGGCGGACCTGATGTATCCCGTGAAGGAGTGCAAAGAGATCTACTACCTATTGTGGAAGGAAGTACTGTTAGCACTCGATACGGTAATGTCAGAACAGACCATATTTTGTTTATTGCCGCAGGGGCTTTTCATGTATCTAAGCCTAGTGATTTAATTCCTGAATTTCAAGGGCGCTTTCCTATTAGAGTAGAGCTGCAATCGCTTTCTGAAGAGGATTTTTTCAGAATTTTAACTGAACCTGAAAACGCACTAACTAAACAATATAAAGCTCTTTTTGAAGCTGAAGGTTTTGAATTAGAATTTGAAGAAGGTGCTATACGAGCTATGGCAAAAATAGCTTATCAGGTAAATAATGAAATAGAAAACATTGGTGCAAGGCGCTTACATACTATTTTAACAGCTCTACTCAACGACTACTTGTTC